Proteins from a genomic interval of Rhodopseudomonas julia:
- a CDS encoding class I fructose-bisphosphate aldolase produces the protein MTERLEDIANKMVAEGKGILAADESTGTIKKRFDTISLASTEESRRDYREMLFRADAMKDYISGVILFDETLRQAARDGTPFSKIIQDAGAVPGIKVDQGAKDMALSPGEKVTEGLTGLRGRLKEYHELGARFAKWRAVITIDGPLPSWNCVKANAHALARYAALCQENGIVPIVEPEVLMDGDRAKHDIDRCYEVTEWTLKTVFTELYDANVMLEGMILKPNMIVPGDHSGQKASVEEVAEKTLRCLKSCVPPAVPGIAFLSGGQSDEEATAHLSAMNAMGPLPWKLTFSYGRALQTAALNAWGGKMENEAAAQRAFNHRARMNSLAATGRWSETEEKKAA, from the coding sequence ATGACGGAACGCCTCGAAGACATCGCCAACAAGATGGTAGCCGAAGGCAAGGGCATCCTTGCCGCCGACGAAAGCACCGGCACCATCAAGAAGCGCTTCGATACGATCAGCCTCGCCTCGACGGAGGAATCGCGCCGCGACTATCGCGAAATGCTGTTCCGTGCCGACGCGATGAAGGACTACATTTCCGGCGTCATTCTCTTCGACGAAACCCTCCGTCAGGCGGCGCGCGACGGCACGCCGTTTTCCAAGATCATCCAGGATGCGGGCGCGGTGCCCGGCATCAAGGTCGATCAGGGCGCCAAGGACATGGCGCTCTCGCCGGGCGAGAAGGTCACGGAAGGCCTGACGGGTCTGCGCGGCCGTCTCAAGGAATATCACGAGCTCGGCGCGCGTTTCGCCAAATGGCGCGCCGTCATCACCATCGACGGCCCGCTGCCCTCCTGGAATTGCGTCAAGGCGAACGCCCATGCGCTCGCCCGCTATGCGGCGCTCTGCCAGGAAAACGGCATCGTCCCGATCGTCGAGCCGGAAGTGCTGATGGATGGCGACCGCGCCAAACACGACATCGACCGCTGCTATGAGGTCACGGAGTGGACCTTGAAGACGGTCTTTACGGAACTCTACGACGCCAATGTCATGCTTGAGGGCATGATCTTGAAGCCGAATATGATCGTCCCAGGCGACCATTCCGGCCAGAAGGCGAGCGTCGAAGAGGTCGCGGAGAAGACGCTGCGTTGCCTCAAATCCTGCGTGCCGCCGGCCGTTCCGGGCATCGCCTTCCTCTCCGGCGGCCAGTCGGACGAAGAGGCGACGGCGCATCTCTCTGCCATGAACGCCATGGGCCCGCTTCCGTGGAAGCTCACCTTCTCCTATGGCCGCGCCCTGCAGACGGCGGCTCTCAACGCCTGGGGTGGCAAGATGGAGAACGAGGCCGCCGCTCAGCGCGCCTTCAACCACCGTGCGCGCATGAATTCGCTTGCGGCGACGGGCCGGTGGAGCGAAACGGAGGAGAAGAAGGCCGCCTGA